Proteins from one Cricetulus griseus strain 17A/GY unplaced genomic scaffold, alternate assembly CriGri-PICRH-1.0 unplaced_scaffold_419, whole genome shotgun sequence genomic window:
- the LOC113832443 gene encoding PRAME family member 12-like, whose translation MSLQTPNPLLKQARQALLRNEELAISAVEQLPMELFPALLRDAFKGRHNRMVKAMVAAWPFPCLPVGTLMKTSNLETFQAVLEGVDMQLARNFHPRNQMKVLDLRKVRHEFWTIWTGTEDADCSSESGDEEQVVKVLPRYAVRRRLKVIAELCLRPGLDEEQAYFLQWAQERKGSLQLCCANMKIWDMPLFLIRVILSVFHPWHIEELELHTAWDLSTLTRFATYLGYMRNLRKLSMDHIYKSTIWHSNRTANREEKCVMKLVSQFSKLHSLQHLSLKGIYFLRDHMKQILRCLRSPLETLSLTGYFVSESDLNHFPSCQRLWQLKHLAMRGVELWALNPLPLRLLLETVAHTLQSLDLQGCRMEDSHLTVLIPALSRCTQLTKINLYDNDFSVPILKDLLLHTDNWSKMNGEQYPAPVECYDSVYIDTGRFVHLCPELMDALRAQRQPKGIVFATDICLQCGVRSVYDLGPRLCPCWQ comes from the exons ATGAGCCTTCAGACCCCAAACCCACTCCTGAAACAGGCAAGGCAGGCTCTGCTGAGAAATGAGGAATTGGCCATCTCTGCTGTGGAACAACTGCCCATGGAGCTCTTCCCAGCACTTTTGCGGGATGCTTTCAAAGGCAGACACAATAGGATGGTGAAGGCAATGGTGGCAGCCTGGCCTTTCCCCTGCCTCCCTGTGGGGACATTGATGAAGACGTCCAACTTAGAAACCTTCCAGGCTGTACTTGAAGGAGTAGACATGCAGTTGGCAAGAAACTTTCACCCCAG GAACCAAATGAAGGTACTGGATCTCAGGAAAGTACGCCATGAGTTCTGGACCATATGGACTGGAACAGAGGATGCGGACTGCTCATCAGAGAGTGGGGATGAGGAGCAAGTAGTGAAGGTCCTTCCAAGATATGCAGTGAGACGGCGCCTGAAGGTCATAGCTGAACTCTGTCTTAGACCTGGACTGGATGAAGAGCAAGCATATTTCTTGCAGTGGGCCCAGGAGAGAAAAGGCTCCTTACAGCtctgctgtgcaaacatgaagatCTGGGATATGCCTCTATTCCTCATCAGGGTGATCTTGAGTGTTTTCCATCCATGGCACATTGAGGAACTGGAACTGCACACAGCGTGGGACCTTTCCACACTGACACGTTTTGCCACCTACCTTGGCTACATGAGAAATCTTCGCAAACTCTCCATGGACCACATCTACAAGAGCACCATTTGGCATAGCAACAGGACAGCAAACAGAGAAGAGAAGTGTGTCATGAAGTTGGTGTCTCAGTTCTCCAAACTGCACAGTCTTCAGCATCTCTCCTTGAAAGGCATCTACTTTTTGAGAGACCACATGAAACAGATCCTCAG GTGCCTGAGAAGCCCCTTGGAGACTCTCTCCCTCACTGGCTACTTTGTGTCAGAATCAGACTTGAATCATTTCCCTTCTTGTCAACGCCTATGGCAGCTGAAACATCTGGCCATGAGAGGTGTGGAATTATGGGCTTTAAATCCCCTGCCTCTCCGACTTCTGCTAGAGACTGTGGCACATACTCTGCAGTCCTTGGACTTGCAGGGTTGTAGGATGGAGGACTCTCACCTCACTGTCCTCATCCCTGCCCTTAGTCGGTGCACCCAACTCACCAAGATTAACTTGTATGACAATGACTTCTCTGTGCCCATCCTGAAGGACCTTTTGCTGCACACTGACAACTGGAGCAAGATGAATGGGGAGCAATACCCTGCCCCTGTGGAGTGCTATGACTCTGTGTACATTGACACTGGAAGATTCGTCCACCTTTGTCCTGAGCTCATGGATGCACTCAGGGCCCAGAGGCAGCCCAAGGGAATTGTGTTTGCTACAGATATCTGCCTTCAATGTGGTGTGCGTAGTGTCTATGACCTGGGCCCCAGACTTTGTCCTTGCTGGCAGTAA